One Kineococcus radiotolerans SRS30216 = ATCC BAA-149 DNA window includes the following coding sequences:
- a CDS encoding DUF4287 domain-containing protein encodes MRARPRQGSAGPAGSKACTGARTGGGGAPGRTRPRPSCPPSPGDQPQLGRPLTWAPPAQCSEATSRSRRREGRHRPAVLPTSVEVQAAGDPVVDGTREQRWENSVPGTTKGPTSCFPAVEAEYGHPIEHWQQLLREHRAEHPDSRHVQRVARLESEYGMGHGHGNALAAALICREPRTRRRSKTVEPIG; translated from the coding sequence GTGCGGGCCCGCCCACGTCAAGGATCCGCTGGACCCGCCGGATCCAAGGCGTGCACGGGGGCGCGTACCGGCGGCGGGGGCGCGCCGGGCCGCACACGTCCGAGGCCCTCCTGTCCACCGTCGCCAGGAGACCAACCTCAGCTCGGCCGTCCCCTGACGTGGGCACCGCCTGCTCAATGCTCGGAGGCGACCTCACGGTCACGCCGCCGCGAAGGACGTCATCGACCTGCGGTCCTGCCAACCAGCGTGGAAGTGCAGGCCGCCGGCGATCCCGTGGTTGACGGCACCCGCGAGCAGCGGTGGGAGAACTCCGTGCCTGGAACCACCAAGGGCCCCACGTCCTGCTTCCCCGCCGTCGAAGCCGAGTACGGACATCCCATCGAACACTGGCAGCAACTGCTGCGTGAGCACCGCGCTGAGCACCCTGACTCCCGCCACGTGCAACGAGTCGCTCGGCTCGAGAGCGAGTACGGCATGGGGCACGGGCACGGCAACGCGCTGGCGGCTGCACTCATCTGTCGAGAACCGCGCACTCGACGCAGGAGTAAGACCGTTGAGCCCATCGGGTGA
- a CDS encoding MarR family winged helix-turn-helix transcriptional regulator, with translation MDTPDQPRWLTDEEQPAWIALAGALMKVPAVLDAQLQRDAGLSYFEYAVLSWLSMQPERTTRMSDLAELVNSSLSRLSHLARRLEKQGWLTRRPDPTDGRYTLATLTEDGWEKVAAAAPGHVEAVRRVVFDPLTKTQVKQLREVGDRLQRAADDEAHRPD, from the coding sequence ATGGACACCCCCGACCAGCCGCGCTGGCTCACCGACGAGGAGCAGCCGGCCTGGATCGCACTGGCGGGGGCGTTGATGAAGGTGCCCGCCGTCTTGGATGCCCAGCTGCAACGGGACGCGGGCCTGAGCTACTTCGAGTACGCGGTGCTGTCGTGGCTGTCGATGCAGCCGGAGCGCACCACGCGCATGAGCGACCTGGCCGAGCTGGTCAACAGCTCCCTCTCCCGCCTCTCGCACCTGGCGCGCCGACTGGAGAAGCAGGGCTGGCTGACGCGCCGGCCCGACCCCACCGACGGGCGCTACACCCTGGCCACCCTCACCGAAGATGGCTGGGAGAAGGTCGCTGCGGCGGCCCCCGGGCACGTGGAGGCGGTGCGCCGGGTCGTCTTCGACCCCTTGACCAAGACGCAGGTCAAGCAGCTGCGCGAAGTCGGTGACCGCCTCCAGCGCGCCGCAGACGATGAGGCCCACCGCCCCGACTGA
- a CDS encoding MBL fold metallo-hydrolase has protein sequence MPSSTPPLDMPVETLRATGTARLPYQQNVLLRSFVLQRPAGNVVVYNSPGITAAAEAIADLGGVSRLLLNHAHEAMYGDPPVDAPVHVHERDLAEAARSMRITATFDHRQVLDDDLEIIPTPGHTPGTTSYLWDSGVHRFLFTGDFLWIEEGEWKAVLLDPGSRQDYLDSLALVRDLDFDVLVPWGTTEGGPCFATTTTAETRERIDTISARLRRGGHR, from the coding sequence ATGCCTTCCTCCACCCCGCCCCTGGACATGCCCGTCGAGACCCTGCGGGCCACCGGCACCGCTCGCCTGCCCTACCAGCAGAACGTCCTGCTGCGTTCCTTCGTGCTGCAGCGACCTGCAGGCAACGTCGTGGTCTACAACTCCCCCGGCATCACCGCCGCCGCCGAGGCGATCGCCGACCTCGGCGGGGTGTCGCGGCTGTTGCTCAACCATGCGCACGAGGCGATGTACGGCGACCCGCCCGTGGATGCGCCCGTGCACGTGCACGAACGTGACCTCGCCGAGGCAGCCCGCTCGATGCGCATCACCGCCACCTTCGATCACCGCCAGGTGCTGGACGACGACCTGGAGATCATCCCCACACCGGGGCACACACCCGGCACGACCAGCTACCTGTGGGACAGCGGCGTGCACCGCTTCCTGTTCACCGGGGACTTCCTGTGGATCGAAGAGGGAGAGTGGAAGGCCGTGTTGCTGGATCCGGGATCGCGACAGGACTACCTGGACAGCCTGGCCCTCGTCCGCGACCTCGACTTCGACGTCCTGGTGCCCTGGGGCACCACCGAAGGCGGGCCCTGCTTCGCCACGACGACCACCGCGGAAACCCGTGAACGCATCGACACCATCTCCGCACGACTGCGCCGCGGCGGTCACCGCTGA
- a CDS encoding VOC family protein, whose translation MTAVFNHTIIASTDRERSAAWYRDFLEAQDAPSWGLFTNLLIGAGVLLQFAEPPVEIQMQHYAFLVDDEHFDRAYGKLVERGIEHWADPRRRQPDRWNTDHGGRGVYVMDPAGHGIELLTRPYL comes from the coding sequence GTGACTGCCGTGTTTAACCACACCATCATCGCCAGCACCGACCGCGAACGATCCGCTGCCTGGTACCGCGACTTCCTCGAAGCTCAAGACGCTCCCTCCTGGGGGCTGTTCACGAACCTGTTGATCGGGGCAGGCGTCCTCCTGCAGTTCGCCGAGCCACCGGTGGAGATCCAGATGCAGCACTACGCCTTCCTCGTGGACGATGAGCACTTCGACCGCGCCTACGGCAAGCTCGTCGAGCGCGGCATCGAGCACTGGGCTGATCCTCGACGACGACAGCCCGACCGCTGGAACACCGACCACGGCGGCCGTGGTGTCTACGTGATGGATCCGGCAGGGCACGGGATCGAACTGTTGACTCGTCCCTACCTCTGA
- a CDS encoding alpha/beta hydrolase codes for MSQLDPPAVDRAVTGPRGPIPMRCYLPPPAPIGTPTPTLVWLHGGAFFAGGLDQPESDAFARALARRGVRVVSVDYPLAPLLSTRWPFPHRSASGVARVRFPGQVHDLSAVLTHVRATSAGPVLLGGASAGACLAAGTAVAAAAGDGGQRLDGAVLAYGFFHARLPPRPRALRARLRGRRRFTHTRWPMTAMNLNYTGSRSRLGNPSAFPGGHRLAGFPPTLLLDADRDAMRASSDLFAADLAAAGVRLEHQVLPESVHGFLGRPHEPAFTAGVDVIAAVIARWTAERVTATA; via the coding sequence GTGTCCCAGCTCGATCCTCCCGCCGTCGATCGCGCCGTGACGGGGCCGCGGGGGCCGATCCCGATGCGCTGCTACCTGCCCCCGCCCGCCCCCATCGGCACGCCCACACCGACACTGGTGTGGCTGCACGGAGGTGCCTTCTTCGCCGGCGGCCTGGACCAGCCCGAGTCCGACGCCTTCGCCCGAGCCCTGGCCAGACGCGGCGTGCGGGTGGTGAGCGTCGACTACCCCCTCGCGCCCCTGCTCTCGACGCGGTGGCCGTTCCCGCACCGCTCGGCCTCCGGTGTGGCGCGGGTACGTTTCCCCGGACAGGTCCACGACCTGTCCGCAGTCCTCACCCACGTGCGAGCCACCTCCGCCGGCCCGGTGCTGCTGGGTGGGGCCAGTGCCGGCGCCTGCCTGGCGGCCGGGACCGCGGTGGCTGCCGCGGCCGGGGACGGGGGCCAGCGCCTGGACGGCGCCGTCTTGGCCTACGGGTTCTTCCACGCCCGCCTGCCCCCACGACCGCGGGCGCTGCGGGCGCGGTTGCGGGGTCGGCGCCGCTTCACCCACACGCGCTGGCCGATGACGGCGATGAACCTCAACTACACCGGATCCCGCTCGCGGCTGGGCAACCCGTCGGCCTTCCCCGGTGGGCACCGCCTGGCCGGCTTCCCGCCGACGCTGCTGCTGGATGCCGACCGGGACGCGATGCGAGCTTCCAGCGACCTGTTCGCCGCGGACCTGGCCGCCGCGGGCGTGCGCCTGGAGCACCAGGTGCTGCCCGAGTCCGTTCACGGGTTCCTGGGTCGCCCCCACGAGCCGGCGTTCACGGCCGGGGTCGACGTCATCGCCGCCGTCATTGCCCGTTGGACGGCGGAGAGGGTCACGGCAACGGCGTGA
- a CDS encoding CoA transferase, translated as MSTELLHHTWQALHGNPHHLTRLRVTGQADLPSPLPVAALAVDTVAVQLLAAAALAAPAGASERDGDPDQQGEVVVNATHVGISFRSERLLRINGAPAGAGFAPLSRFTPAADGWVRLHANYPHHATALHHALGSDPLRTIADMGRFEVEDVVTAAGGIAAAVRTRTEWATHPAATAVAAAPLLDLHQVPRSTAGTTSHAASHVPGQLTRPRWQPTPRPVVGDQHSPARPMRGPLPGLLPGLLAGLRVLDLTRVIAGPLTTRTLASYGADVLRIDHPHLPEDHATWLETGPGKRCTTLDLTQRNDRHRFDQLLAEADVLVHGYRPGALARHGLDEATLAREHPHLVVASLSAWGVTGPWGNRRGFDSTVQAATGIAHLTRTVDKTGERATGDRGPGDPTSTPTAPIPHGWRPGVLPAQALDHGSGHLLAAAVLRALDLTRRHGGPWHAQLSLAGLAQRLLPDLQPTAPRMPTSQVLAQPTDPQDSDQAKYLVNVPSDAGTLTLVTPPGSPAWAAGPRHTPPAATTWWR; from the coding sequence GTGAGCACCGAACTGCTGCACCACACCTGGCAGGCCCTGCACGGCAACCCCCACCACCTGACCCGCCTGCGCGTCACCGGCCAAGCCGACCTCCCCTCCCCGCTCCCCGTCGCAGCTCTGGCCGTGGACACCGTCGCGGTGCAACTGCTCGCCGCCGCCGCCCTCGCCGCCCCCGCCGGCGCGTCAGAGCGCGACGGCGACCCAGACCAGCAGGGCGAGGTCGTGGTGAACGCCACCCACGTCGGGATCTCCTTCCGCAGCGAACGCCTCCTGCGCATCAACGGGGCACCCGCCGGCGCCGGGTTCGCGCCCCTGTCCCGCTTCACCCCCGCCGCCGACGGCTGGGTGCGCCTGCACGCCAACTACCCCCACCACGCCACCGCCCTGCACCACGCGCTCGGCTCCGACCCACTACGCACTATCGCCGACATGGGCCGCTTCGAGGTCGAAGACGTCGTCACCGCCGCCGGCGGCATCGCCGCCGCCGTCCGCACCCGGACCGAGTGGGCCACCCATCCCGCCGCCACCGCGGTGGCCGCCGCCCCACTGCTGGACCTGCACCAGGTGCCCCGCTCAACCGCCGGCACCACGAGTCACGCCGCGAGTCACGTCCCGGGTCAGCTCACCCGCCCGCGGTGGCAACCCACACCCCGACCAGTCGTCGGCGACCAGCACTCCCCGGCACGACCGATGCGCGGCCCGCTCCCCGGCCTGCTCCCCGGCCTGCTCGCGGGACTGCGGGTGCTGGACCTCACCCGCGTCATCGCCGGACCCCTGACCACCCGCACCCTGGCCTCCTACGGCGCCGACGTCCTCCGCATCGACCACCCCCACCTACCCGAAGACCACGCCACCTGGCTGGAGACCGGCCCCGGCAAACGCTGCACCACCCTCGACCTCACCCAGCGCAACGACCGCCACCGCTTCGACCAACTACTGGCCGAGGCGGATGTCCTCGTCCACGGCTACCGTCCCGGCGCCCTGGCCCGCCACGGCCTCGACGAGGCCACCCTCGCCCGCGAGCACCCGCACCTGGTCGTCGCCTCACTCTCCGCCTGGGGCGTCACCGGCCCCTGGGGGAACCGTCGCGGGTTCGACTCCACCGTCCAAGCCGCCACCGGCATCGCCCACCTCACCCGCACCGTCGACAAGACCGGAGAGCGCGCGACCGGGGACCGGGGACCGGGCGACCCCACGAGCACTCCAACAGCCCCGATCCCTCACGGTTGGCGGCCGGGGGTGCTACCGGCGCAAGCTCTCGACCACGGCAGCGGACACCTGCTGGCCGCCGCAGTCCTGCGCGCTCTCGACCTCACCCGACGACACGGTGGCCCCTGGCACGCCCAGCTCAGCCTGGCGGGACTGGCGCAGCGGTTGCTCCCCGACCTCCAGCCCACCGCCCCGAGGATGCCCACCTCGCAGGTGCTCGCCCAACCGACAGACCCGCAGGACAGCGATCAGGCGAAGTACCTGGTGAACGTGCCCAGCGACGCGGGCACCCTCACCCTCGTCACCCCACCCGGCTCACCAGCATGGGCGGCAGGACCTCGCCACACGCCCCCCGCGGCCACCACCTGGTGGAGGTGA
- a CDS encoding kinase translates to MIHASIDGFHHPRALRHARGSRDPEGFYRDSYDLAALQEHLLDPFAPGGHGQYRTRVFDARTDTPDVAEQQQAAPGTVLIVDGIFLHRPELRGYWTWSLWLDVERATTLQRCVARDGSGSPAPADASNRRYVEGQQLYLDDAAPQQQATHVVDDNDLTRPVPLR, encoded by the coding sequence GTGATCCACGCCTCCATCGACGGCTTCCACCACCCTCGCGCCCTGCGCCACGCCCGTGGTTCCCGCGACCCCGAAGGTTTCTACCGCGACTCCTACGACCTCGCTGCCCTCCAGGAGCACCTGCTCGACCCCTTCGCCCCCGGCGGCCACGGCCAGTACCGCACCCGCGTCTTCGACGCCCGCACCGACACCCCTGACGTCGCCGAGCAGCAGCAGGCCGCGCCCGGCACCGTCCTCATCGTCGACGGGATCTTCCTGCACCGCCCCGAGCTGCGCGGGTACTGGACGTGGTCGCTGTGGCTGGACGTCGAGCGGGCCACCACCTTGCAACGCTGCGTCGCCCGCGACGGCTCCGGTTCACCCGCCCCAGCAGACGCCTCCAACCGCCGCTACGTCGAAGGTCAGCAGCTGTACCTGGACGACGCCGCACCGCAGCAGCAGGCCACCCACGTCGTGGACGACAACGACCTGACCCGCCCGGTCCCGCTGCGCTGA
- a CDS encoding DUF4279 domain-containing protein — protein MVTFRLVGESGGSASAVTARLGIEPTCSAEAGDPVGRGRSGHVREQSYWSLRSSSSPEAVELGESLRRVLDQVEPLAPLLWELAGRGYWANWFCYVGSHATEHAVELDRAVLARLLTLPGELWLDVHDDDDDDDEGH, from the coding sequence ATGGTCACGTTCCGACTCGTCGGAGAGTCCGGTGGCTCGGCTTCGGCGGTCACCGCCCGGTTGGGCATCGAGCCCACCTGCTCCGCGGAGGCCGGTGACCCCGTGGGTCGGGGTCGCAGTGGTCATGTGCGCGAGCAGTCGTACTGGTCGCTGCGGAGCAGCTCGTCGCCGGAGGCGGTGGAGCTGGGGGAGTCCTTGCGGCGGGTGCTGGACCAGGTGGAGCCCCTCGCGCCGCTGCTGTGGGAGCTGGCTGGGCGGGGGTACTGGGCCAACTGGTTCTGCTACGTGGGCAGTCACGCCACCGAGCATGCTGTCGAGCTGGATCGGGCGGTCCTTGCTCGACTGCTCACCCTGCCGGGGGAGCTGTGGCTGGACGTCCATGACGACGATGATGACGATGACGAAGGGCATTGA
- a CDS encoding FAD-dependent oxidoreductase, whose protein sequence is MDTISPTHDASTRETVTAPPPLRVVVIGGGIGGLALAAGLRRRGFDVVVHDRDLDPAATGGYHITLDTPAQNALRALLEPSLFAKLLASASAVRRRPPDVWFDWRGRLLGELEVKGLDPDSIDIDRISLRLLLAEAVGGDLVLGSTCTAVQRDPGPGGRVRASFADGSTAHGDLLVGADGPHSLVVRHLAGHLTSRPAGLTGISGRTSVADLDPAEAARLGPRSSLTVGPRGTALYTGYLDPDGFAVLDAAHARAAITTGPTYIWGAMFPDSTAPEGLREQRGSQLLQTTIEALRAAGWGEPPLQVIARTSVESMAAYRFNVGPEHARDMAPWPAGAITALGDAVHATPPTAGKGAGTAIIDAHRLVEELTTVRAGTQTLHTAVSTFEADMRHRGSAVTALSMTTVNRILASSTPVGSAITRASLPLMAWSAGLKRKLAHGSPRADRGRGRPQSPVVAPADRPTPPVRGAQPARGGSRTRRRRSSRTPLGPLPPPRPVARRTALRPPVDRARCWPSLRR, encoded by the coding sequence ATGGACACCATCTCGCCGACCCACGACGCATCCACTCGGGAGACGGTCACCGCCCCGCCGCCCCTGCGCGTCGTCGTCATCGGAGGGGGGATCGGCGGGCTCGCGCTCGCCGCCGGGCTGCGCCGGAGGGGCTTCGACGTCGTCGTCCACGACCGCGACCTCGACCCGGCCGCCACTGGCGGGTACCACATCACCCTCGACACCCCCGCGCAGAACGCGCTGCGGGCGCTCCTGGAGCCTTCCCTGTTCGCCAAGCTGCTCGCCTCGGCCTCCGCGGTGCGCCGTCGACCCCCCGACGTCTGGTTCGACTGGCGAGGCCGCCTCCTCGGCGAGCTGGAGGTCAAAGGGCTGGACCCCGACAGCATCGACATCGACCGCATCAGCTTGCGCCTGCTCCTGGCCGAGGCCGTCGGCGGCGACCTCGTCCTGGGCAGCACCTGCACCGCCGTCCAGCGCGATCCCGGTCCAGGCGGGCGGGTCCGTGCGAGCTTCGCCGACGGCAGCACCGCCCACGGCGACCTGCTGGTCGGTGCCGACGGACCGCACTCCCTCGTCGTGCGCCACCTGGCCGGGCACCTGACGAGCCGCCCGGCCGGTCTCACCGGAATCTCCGGGCGGACCTCGGTGGCTGATCTCGACCCGGCCGAAGCCGCGCGCCTCGGGCCGCGTTCGAGCTTGACCGTCGGACCCCGCGGCACCGCCCTCTACACCGGCTACCTCGACCCGGACGGCTTCGCGGTTCTGGACGCCGCTCACGCGCGAGCAGCCATCACCACCGGCCCCACCTACATCTGGGGGGCGATGTTCCCCGACTCCACCGCACCGGAGGGCCTGCGTGAGCAGCGAGGCAGCCAGCTGCTCCAGACGACCATCGAGGCTCTGCGCGCTGCCGGCTGGGGCGAGCCCCCCTTGCAAGTCATCGCCCGCACGAGCGTCGAGTCCATGGCCGCCTACCGCTTCAACGTCGGACCCGAGCACGCACGCGACATGGCGCCCTGGCCGGCCGGTGCCATCACCGCTCTCGGCGACGCCGTCCATGCCACTCCACCGACAGCGGGCAAGGGCGCGGGCACGGCCATCATCGACGCCCACCGGTTGGTCGAGGAACTGACAACGGTCCGGGCAGGCACCCAGACGTTGCATACCGCCGTCAGCACCTTCGAAGCCGACATGCGCCACCGCGGTAGCGCCGTCACCGCCTTGTCGATGACCACCGTCAACCGCATCCTCGCCAGCAGCACTCCCGTCGGCTCCGCCATCACCCGCGCCTCACTACCGCTCATGGCCTGGTCCGCGGGGCTGAAGCGGAAACTCGCCCACGGATCGCCGAGGGCCGACCGAGGCCGGGGCCGACCCCAGTCACCCGTGGTGGCACCTGCTGACCGACCCACTCCACCTGTGCGGGGTGCTCAGCCAGCCAGGGGTGGGTCGCGCACGCGGCGGCGACGCAGCTCTCGAACGCCGCTCGGGCCACTTCCACCGCCTCGCCCAGTC
- a CDS encoding histidine phosphatase family protein, producing the protein MVHVVSHPEVLIDPGVPVPQWGLSPAGYERLRRLLAMPWARSASFVASSAERKAVQTAQVVAEVSGCTVHVEEDLGENDRSATGFVPPERFEELADAFFAEPERSVQGWETAVDAQRRIVGAVERILERARLVATAPEDGGVVIATHGGVGTLLQCALRGVAIERRFDQPGQGSWYSFDSVTRHVAHGWRRL; encoded by the coding sequence ATCGTCCACGTGGTCTCCCACCCCGAGGTGCTCATCGACCCGGGCGTCCCGGTGCCGCAGTGGGGCTTGTCGCCGGCCGGGTATGAGCGGCTGCGGCGGCTGCTGGCGATGCCGTGGGCGCGTTCGGCCTCGTTCGTGGCTTCCAGCGCCGAGCGCAAGGCGGTGCAGACGGCGCAGGTGGTGGCCGAGGTCAGCGGGTGCACCGTGCACGTCGAGGAGGATCTGGGGGAGAACGACCGCAGCGCGACGGGGTTCGTGCCGCCGGAGCGGTTCGAGGAGCTGGCTGATGCCTTCTTCGCCGAGCCTGAGCGCAGCGTGCAGGGGTGGGAGACGGCCGTCGATGCGCAGCGGCGGATCGTGGGGGCGGTGGAGCGGATCCTGGAGCGGGCGCGGCTGGTCGCCACTGCCCCCGAGGACGGCGGTGTGGTGATCGCCACGCATGGTGGTGTGGGCACGTTGCTGCAGTGCGCGCTGCGGGGGGTGGCGATCGAGCGGCGCTTCGACCAGCCGGGGCAGGGCAGTTGGTACAGCTTCGACAGCGTGACGCGGCACGTCGCGCACGGGTGGCGCCGACTGTGA
- a CDS encoding SigE family RNA polymerase sigma factor translates to MQKLGQDSQQGPDPTSRAQPTPRGDRDFEDWALAHADQLMRTAVFLTGDHHLAEDLLQDTLERTYLHWRRVQEPAAYARTVMVRAVTDRWRRRGRRPREVTLDGLWPEQGSGHDIAAPGSNRRTSHDISHDTAERYAEQDEAVTALRQLSPRQRAVLVLRYYEDWTEAQIADALNCSTGTVKTQASRGLSRLRQLLDTSRADPPGSEPPRVDPPRAGAAQGARTRSSAATAPPSVTAAAAAPDVTPSAATPPDLAVPGTHPVPSHEERTR, encoded by the coding sequence GTGCAGAAGCTCGGGCAGGACTCCCAGCAGGGCCCTGACCCCACCTCACGGGCACAGCCCACCCCGCGAGGGGATCGCGACTTCGAGGACTGGGCCCTCGCCCACGCCGACCAGCTGATGCGCACCGCCGTCTTCCTCACCGGCGATCACCACCTGGCCGAGGATCTCCTGCAGGACACCCTGGAGCGCACCTACCTGCACTGGCGCCGGGTGCAGGAACCCGCCGCCTACGCCCGCACCGTCATGGTCCGAGCCGTCACCGACCGCTGGCGCCGGCGGGGGCGCCGCCCCCGCGAAGTGACCCTCGACGGTCTCTGGCCTGAGCAAGGCAGCGGCCACGACATCGCAGCCCCCGGCTCCAACCGCCGCACCAGCCACGACATCAGCCACGACACCGCGGAACGCTACGCCGAGCAGGACGAGGCCGTCACCGCGCTGCGACAGCTCTCCCCGCGCCAACGCGCGGTGCTGGTGCTGCGCTACTACGAGGACTGGACCGAAGCCCAGATCGCCGATGCGCTGAACTGCTCCACCGGCACGGTCAAGACCCAGGCTTCCCGCGGCTTGAGCCGACTGCGACAACTGCTGGACACCTCCCGCGCCGACCCACCCGGCTCCGAGCCGCCCCGCGTTGACCCGCCCCGTGCCGGAGCCGCCCAGGGAGCGCGGACCCGTTCGTCCGCCGCGACAGCACCACCATCAGTGACAGCAGCCGCGGCGGCCCCTGACGTGACGCCATCTGCCGCGACGCCACCTGACCTTGCCGTTCCCGGCACGCACCCGGTTCCCTCGCACGAGGAGCGCACCCGATGA
- a CDS encoding TetR/AcrR family transcriptional regulator, which produces MAPSSSTSTRAPRADAERNRRRVLDAATRVFADVGADATLNDVARAAGVGVATVYRKFPDKTALLDALVEDKVEALVRLVEAAPAQRGPGEAFRDFLLALMEQRAGDRGLEVVLTSPTGRSHFTAELQRRLLPGVDDLIDRAVRAGQLRPGLSSHEVCLLAFMVGKVADVTRSDDPRVWRRYAQLLIDGTRPSHDVEALTPRPLSFDATTAALGRSV; this is translated from the coding sequence ATGGCCCCGAGCAGTTCCACCTCCACCCGCGCCCCCCGCGCCGACGCCGAGCGGAACCGCCGGCGCGTCCTGGACGCCGCGACGAGGGTGTTCGCCGACGTGGGCGCGGACGCGACGCTCAACGACGTCGCCCGCGCCGCCGGCGTCGGGGTGGCCACCGTCTACCGCAAGTTCCCCGACAAGACCGCCCTCCTCGACGCCCTGGTGGAGGACAAGGTCGAGGCCCTGGTGCGGCTCGTCGAGGCTGCGCCCGCCCAGCGCGGCCCCGGGGAGGCCTTTCGCGACTTCCTGCTGGCGCTCATGGAGCAACGCGCCGGTGACCGGGGCCTGGAGGTGGTCCTCACCTCACCCACCGGCCGCAGCCACTTCACCGCCGAACTGCAGCGCCGACTGCTTCCCGGCGTCGACGACCTGATCGACCGCGCCGTCCGGGCCGGGCAGCTGCGTCCTGGCTTGAGTTCGCACGAGGTGTGCCTGCTCGCCTTCATGGTCGGGAAGGTCGCTGACGTCACCCGCTCCGACGACCCCCGCGTGTGGCGTCGGTACGCCCAACTCCTCATCGACGGAACCCGCCCCTCGCACGATGTCGAAGCGTTGACCCCACGACCGCTCTCCTTCGACGCGACCACCGCGGCGCTCGGCCGTTCCGTCTGA
- a CDS encoding helix-turn-helix transcriptional regulator: MATTSARALSLLSMLSSGSTVAGEEIARRLGVSQRTVRRDVETLRELGYAIEPVKGAGGGYRLGPGGSLPPLVLDEEQVVAIAVALQTTSAVLRGIEETSRRALQTVRQVMPRRLRLDADAFTVTALPNQWEFPAPAPEADLVRAVGTAVRQRVLLRLDYDGTDDDSTDDAGPTSRVLEPHHLVVWAARWYLVAYEATHQHWDVLRLDRITHPELTGVPFVERDLPEGGPGALVQRTPARGDRLAPWPCTGSAVLALPAELVAQFAPGGAVVRGLDEDRCELSMGAWSWIGLAGLFITFGSPMTDVQPSELRAAFTRAGEHLSGSATSGRTQ, from the coding sequence GTGGCTACGACGTCAGCTCGCGCGCTGAGCCTGCTCTCGATGCTCTCCAGCGGCTCCACCGTGGCCGGTGAGGAGATCGCCCGCCGCCTCGGGGTCTCTCAGCGCACGGTGCGCCGCGACGTGGAGACCCTGCGCGAGCTGGGCTACGCCATCGAGCCGGTCAAGGGCGCCGGTGGCGGGTACCGGCTCGGACCGGGCGGGTCGCTCCCCCCGCTCGTGCTGGACGAGGAGCAAGTGGTCGCCATCGCGGTGGCCCTGCAGACCACCTCCGCCGTGCTGCGCGGGATCGAGGAGACGAGCCGACGGGCCCTGCAGACGGTTCGGCAGGTCATGCCCCGCCGGCTGCGCCTGGACGCCGACGCCTTCACCGTCACCGCCCTGCCCAACCAGTGGGAGTTCCCCGCCCCCGCACCCGAGGCCGACCTGGTCCGCGCCGTCGGCACCGCCGTCCGTCAACGAGTCCTGCTGCGCCTGGACTACGACGGCACGGACGACGACAGCACGGACGACGCAGGTCCCACCTCGCGGGTCCTGGAACCCCACCACCTCGTGGTCTGGGCAGCCCGCTGGTACCTCGTCGCCTACGAGGCCACGCACCAGCACTGGGACGTCCTGCGACTCGACCGCATCACCCACCCAGAACTCACCGGCGTGCCCTTCGTCGAACGCGACCTGCCCGAGGGTGGGCCCGGAGCGCTGGTCCAGCGCACTCCCGCACGCGGGGACCGCCTCGCACCCTGGCCCTGCACCGGCTCGGCCGTCCTCGCCCTGCCCGCTGAACTCGTCGCCCAGTTCGCCCCCGGCGGCGCCGTCGTGCGCGGCCTCGATGAGGACCGCTGCGAGCTGTCGATGGGTGCCTGGTCCTGGATCGGGCTCGCCGGCCTGTTCATCACCTTCGGCAGCCCCATGACCGACGTGCAACCATCCGAGCTGCGAGCTGCCTTCACCCGCGCCGGCGAGCACCTCAGCGGCAGCGCGACCTCAGGTCGCACGCAGTAG